A single genomic interval of Halomonas sp. GT harbors:
- a CDS encoding NarK family nitrate/nitrite MFS transporter, which produces MDIRNKANRIRLLNFSTPQMRAFHFSWFAFHICFFGWFGIAPLMAVVREDLSLTQTQIGNTIIASVAITVIVRLLIGVLCDKIGPRKTYTGLLMLGAVPVMGIGFANSFETFLLARLAIGAIGASFVITQYHTTMMFAPNVVGTANATSAGWGNLGGGTTQILMPLIFSGLLMLGVSETLGWRLAMVVPGVVLFFTGIGYWLFTQDAPDGNFSDLRARGELPEATGENSAVQSFLTAAKDIRVWALFIVYGLCFGVELTINNIAAIYFFDKFDLTLATAGLIAGLFGLMNIFARTLGGVFSDLFAKQGGLKGRVRWLFIALVCEGIALIAFSQMHVLSLAIGIMLVFSLFVQMAEGATFGVVPFINKKALGAVAGIVGAGGNVGAVSAAFLFRSESLGYQQGLFYLGITVLVLASCVLVVRFSDATEAEEATAYRDAVGDDTSAGALSLR; this is translated from the coding sequence ATGGACATTCGCAATAAAGCTAACCGCATTCGGCTATTAAACTTCTCTACCCCTCAAATGCGCGCGTTCCACTTTTCTTGGTTCGCGTTTCATATCTGCTTTTTTGGCTGGTTTGGTATCGCCCCTCTGATGGCAGTGGTTCGTGAAGATTTATCACTTACTCAAACACAAATCGGCAATACCATTATTGCTTCCGTTGCTATTACCGTTATTGTCCGCCTGCTCATTGGCGTGCTGTGCGACAAAATTGGGCCTCGCAAAACCTATACTGGTTTGTTGATGCTGGGCGCTGTCCCCGTCATGGGCATAGGTTTTGCCAATAGCTTTGAGACCTTCTTACTCGCACGCTTGGCCATCGGAGCCATTGGTGCATCGTTTGTTATCACCCAATATCACACCACGATGATGTTTGCGCCGAATGTCGTTGGCACCGCCAATGCAACCAGTGCTGGCTGGGGGAACTTGGGCGGCGGTACGACGCAAATCCTGATGCCGTTGATCTTCTCAGGTCTACTAATGCTTGGCGTTAGTGAAACGCTAGGTTGGCGCTTAGCAATGGTGGTCCCTGGCGTCGTACTGTTCTTTACTGGGATTGGCTATTGGCTGTTTACCCAAGACGCTCCCGATGGCAATTTTAGCGACCTGCGCGCCCGCGGTGAGCTACCCGAAGCCACAGGTGAAAATAGCGCAGTACAAAGCTTTCTGACCGCAGCAAAAGATATTCGCGTATGGGCGCTGTTTATTGTTTATGGGCTCTGCTTTGGCGTCGAACTAACCATCAATAATATTGCCGCTATCTACTTCTTCGACAAGTTTGATCTGACCCTGGCGACCGCAGGTTTAATCGCTGGCTTATTTGGCCTAATGAATATTTTCGCCCGTACCCTTGGCGGCGTTTTTTCAGACCTGTTCGCCAAACAAGGTGGTTTAAAAGGGCGAGTTCGCTGGCTGTTTATCGCCTTGGTATGTGAAGGAATAGCACTCATTGCCTTCTCACAAATGCATGTCTTAAGTCTCGCAATCGGCATCATGCTGGTCTTTAGCCTGTTTGTTCAAATGGCCGAAGGAGCAACATTTGGCGTGGTGCCCTTTATCAATAAAAAAGCACTCGGTGCTGTTGCCGGTATCGTGGGGGCGGGTGGAAACGTAGGTGCCGTATCCGCCGCCTTTCTGTTTCGTAGTGAAAGTCTTGGTTATCAACAAGGGCTTTTTTACCTTGGCATTACCGTATTAGTGCTTGCTTCCTGTGTACTGGTAGTACGCT
- a CDS encoding patatin-like phospholipase family protein translates to MSQIKKLDLALQGGGAHGAYTWGVIDRLLEDDRIEIEGISGTSAGAMNGVVMADALTRGDKETARQALHQFWKAVSRAGMASPIRRSPLDVLTGNWSLDHSPGYVAMDLLSRLVSPYQLNPLNINPLRDIVAEHIDFERVRRCDQLKLFVTATNVRTGKQRVFRREEMSVDAVMASACLPFIFQAVEIEGEAYWDGGYMGNPALFPLMEECSARDILLVQINPISREEVPTSASAIMNRLNEITFNSALIKEIRMIALLKRALDEQGIENCYQQALFHRISGEQALEDLSVSSKMNSEWAFLCYLFDQGRDAAERWLETHFEAIGERSTLDIDAVYLHE, encoded by the coding sequence ATGTCGCAGATCAAAAAGCTAGATCTCGCTTTACAGGGCGGTGGAGCCCACGGAGCTTACACATGGGGTGTTATCGATCGTCTACTTGAGGATGACCGTATCGAAATAGAGGGCATCAGCGGTACAAGCGCTGGCGCAATGAATGGCGTGGTCATGGCAGACGCCCTCACCCGCGGTGACAAAGAGACGGCTCGCCAAGCGCTACACCAGTTTTGGAAAGCAGTTAGTCGAGCGGGTATGGCGAGCCCAATTCGCCGCTCCCCCCTAGATGTACTTACTGGAAACTGGTCACTCGATCATTCTCCGGGTTATGTGGCCATGGACCTTTTAAGCCGCTTGGTATCCCCCTACCAACTGAACCCTCTGAATATTAATCCATTGCGCGACATTGTCGCCGAACATATTGATTTCGAACGTGTAAGACGTTGTGATCAGCTTAAGCTATTCGTGACAGCCACTAACGTTCGCACCGGAAAACAGCGTGTCTTTCGCCGCGAAGAGATGAGTGTAGATGCGGTCATGGCCTCAGCGTGCCTGCCTTTTATATTTCAAGCGGTTGAAATAGAGGGTGAAGCGTACTGGGATGGCGGCTATATGGGTAACCCAGCACTGTTTCCTTTAATGGAGGAGTGCAGCGCACGCGACATTCTATTGGTGCAGATTAACCCCATCAGCAGAGAAGAAGTCCCCACCTCTGCCTCAGCCATAATGAATCGGCTAAATGAAATTACCTTTAACTCAGCCCTGATTAAAGAAATACGTATGATTGCGCTGCTTAAGCGCGCACTGGATGAGCAGGGCATCGAAAACTGCTACCAGCAAGCGCTCTTCCACCGCATCAGTGGCGAACAGGCGCTAGAAGATCTCTCGGTATCGAGCAAAATGAACTCAGAGTGGGCGTTTCTATGTTACCTGTTTGACCAAGGGCGCGATGCCGCCGAACGCTGGCTAGAAACGCACTTTGAAGCGATAGGTGAACGTTCAACACTGGATATTGACGCTGTTTATTTGCACGAATAA
- a CDS encoding CZB domain-containing protein, with the protein MFAFIHPYQTIHRLEQEVAALNAQLEAEKKRHSCRAISLMTPVESLSMLQARGADMLCSLSKGVEVHAQHLAAEQSTLTDTFGRLHKAEQAAQTLQQHRQRCQQTDAYLSSSLVTEQAFHDIRQLSVELGHNAGHTRALAITAALEVAHFHKQPAGMPAIVQDLQELSEHSQQLAHQLAQWIERTTSQVNEDAKIRDYQQQEIKALTSAAQSAEQVIEQLIDQSRHMYKVIHHSTTTAYLHAAKLEHAVWKSRLYRQLLSAHLEESLEDHQHCTLGHWYFMGDGRRYKHTESYKALAAPHKRFHESGLEALKFARQGDHNGQLAALAMMEEASSQLALQLDKLMEHAVYEIPISTGRPSPLADSP; encoded by the coding sequence ATGTTTGCTTTTATACACCCTTATCAAACTATCCATCGCCTAGAGCAAGAAGTGGCAGCGTTGAATGCCCAATTAGAAGCTGAAAAAAAGCGTCACAGCTGTCGCGCGATCAGCTTGATGACGCCGGTCGAGTCGCTCAGCATGCTTCAGGCCAGAGGCGCGGACATGCTTTGCTCATTGAGCAAAGGCGTAGAAGTGCATGCTCAGCACCTTGCTGCCGAGCAATCTACACTCACCGACACCTTTGGCCGTCTCCATAAAGCCGAGCAAGCCGCACAAACGTTGCAACAACACCGTCAACGCTGCCAGCAAACAGACGCGTATCTATCGTCCTCTTTAGTGACTGAGCAAGCCTTTCACGATATACGCCAATTGAGTGTCGAATTAGGGCACAACGCAGGCCATACGCGAGCGTTAGCCATTACTGCGGCCTTGGAAGTCGCCCACTTTCATAAACAACCGGCAGGTATGCCAGCGATTGTGCAGGACCTGCAGGAATTATCAGAACACTCTCAGCAATTAGCACATCAGCTAGCGCAATGGATCGAGCGCACCACATCGCAAGTAAATGAAGATGCAAAGATCCGTGATTATCAACAGCAAGAAATAAAGGCTCTAACCAGCGCCGCCCAATCAGCAGAGCAGGTAATTGAGCAGTTGATAGACCAGTCACGGCATATGTATAAGGTCATACACCACAGTACAACCACGGCTTATTTGCACGCCGCTAAACTCGAGCATGCAGTATGGAAAAGTCGCCTTTATAGGCAACTACTCTCTGCTCATCTGGAAGAGAGTTTAGAAGATCATCAGCACTGCACGCTTGGGCATTGGTACTTTATGGGTGACGGTCGTCGCTATAAGCATACGGAGTCTTACAAAGCGCTGGCAGCACCACATAAGCGTTTTCATGAAAGTGGTTTAGAAGCGCTTAAGTTTGCCCGCCAAGGTGATCATAATGGCCAGCTTGCGGCGCTGGCTATGATGGAAGAAGCCAGCAGCCAGCTAGCGCTCCAGCTTGATAAACTGATGGAACATGCCGTATATGAGATTCCCATTTCAACTGGCCGCCCATCACCATTAGCAGACTCACCTTAA
- a CDS encoding murein L,D-transpeptidase catalytic domain family protein, which translates to MSFYLRASTAVFSLPLMLLSLPLQAASFFSQVASSAPPGVSPLHHQLLQLAPSATPEALRLAAQSLSCADPTAERLAVIDYSLPSTEPRLWVFDLHQHKLLFEELVSHGQGSGDALAEVFSNTPESHQSSIGLFRTMNSYYGRNGYSLRLDGLEPEVNDLAFERAIVIHGADYVSDDFITQTGRLGRSHGCPAVREDITYPLIDSLKENQYVFAYYPDEEWLATSQFLRCPNNNAPHLAQR; encoded by the coding sequence ATGTCTTTTTACCTTCGAGCTTCTACCGCCGTTTTTTCGCTTCCACTAATGTTGTTGAGTCTTCCCTTACAGGCAGCCAGCTTTTTTTCACAGGTCGCCTCTTCAGCGCCTCCCGGTGTTTCGCCCTTGCATCATCAACTACTCCAGCTAGCCCCATCTGCAACACCAGAGGCGCTGCGACTCGCCGCTCAATCACTTAGCTGTGCTGACCCAACTGCTGAGCGCTTAGCCGTCATTGATTACTCGCTTCCGTCTACCGAGCCACGGCTATGGGTCTTCGACCTGCATCAACATAAACTGCTATTTGAAGAGCTTGTTTCCCATGGGCAAGGCTCTGGTGATGCACTGGCAGAGGTCTTCTCCAATACCCCCGAAAGCCACCAATCCAGCATTGGGCTCTTTCGCACTATGAATAGTTATTATGGTCGTAATGGCTACTCATTACGCCTAGATGGTTTAGAGCCTGAGGTTAATGACCTCGCGTTTGAGCGAGCGATTGTGATCCATGGCGCTGACTATGTTAGCGACGACTTTATTACCCAGACTGGCAGGCTCGGACGTAGCCACGGCTGCCCTGCTGTACGTGAAGACATCACTTATCCACTTATCGACAGTTTGAAAGAGAATCAATATGTCTTCGCCTATTACCCTGATGAGGAGTGGTTAGCAACGTCACAGTTTCTGCGCTGCCCAAATAACAATGCTCCCCACTTAGCCCAACGCTGA
- a CDS encoding L,D-transpeptidase family protein, giving the protein MNETTLIRRWAIGMALCLTLIQAPQLITSAHADAGSLGQALAQRLATQTSALLPVEDFYQQLNQRPVWQDINRVEALVQALNSLEDDGLAPSDYDAGTLLNAFEASQQAGALAQADFDIQATTALLLALEHLSRGKVNPNEVEPKWDIPRPERRYSLLRVAHAVENGDIQGALDYVRPSSAEYAQLRDALRQYRTLAEKGNVPYLSGRDEALRPGDTNEDVLVLRQRLSYWGEINLLAADSNAYPMIEVQSAVSNQRTYDAELERAVKQFQRRHQLQEDGVVGERTRLALNTPVTSRIDQLRVNLERARWIKPTQTNEPRVWVDIAGYRLHYTRPNGEHWDARVVVGTPRRETPIIHSAISHLTINPSWTIPPTIMREDVLPQIRRDPGYLARRNIQVLSPSGERLDAETIDWQRPGAVMLRQVSGGGNPLGRVVVRFPNNEMIYLHDTPARGLFQRDQRALSSGCVRVEGVTEFAQLLLQDSGSRHQLSSLLNSSGSDRNVNLPQRIPVALHYLTAWPNAQGDVEFRDDIYRRDAALLAALSRSA; this is encoded by the coding sequence ATGAACGAGACAACGTTAATAAGACGATGGGCGATAGGGATGGCTCTATGTCTGACGCTGATCCAAGCGCCTCAGTTGATTACCAGCGCGCATGCTGATGCAGGCTCTCTTGGGCAGGCGTTAGCTCAGCGTTTAGCTACTCAGACCAGTGCGTTACTGCCTGTTGAGGACTTCTACCAACAATTAAATCAACGGCCCGTCTGGCAAGACATCAACCGGGTTGAAGCACTGGTGCAGGCGTTAAACAGTCTTGAAGATGATGGATTAGCACCTAGTGATTACGACGCGGGCACTTTGCTGAACGCATTCGAGGCTAGCCAGCAAGCAGGTGCGTTGGCGCAAGCTGATTTTGATATTCAGGCCACGACAGCACTTTTACTAGCACTTGAGCACCTTTCGCGGGGCAAGGTGAATCCAAACGAGGTTGAGCCTAAATGGGATATCCCGAGGCCTGAGCGTCGCTACTCTTTATTGCGTGTTGCCCATGCGGTGGAAAATGGCGATATTCAGGGCGCGCTTGACTATGTGAGGCCCTCATCAGCGGAGTACGCTCAGCTACGTGATGCGCTACGTCAATACCGTACGCTGGCTGAAAAAGGCAATGTTCCCTATTTGTCGGGCAGGGATGAGGCGTTACGCCCAGGTGACACGAATGAGGATGTGTTGGTACTACGACAACGTTTGTCCTATTGGGGCGAAATTAATTTGCTGGCGGCAGATAGCAATGCTTACCCCATGATTGAGGTTCAATCAGCGGTTAGCAACCAGCGCACCTATGATGCTGAGTTAGAAAGGGCCGTTAAGCAATTTCAACGTCGCCATCAGTTACAAGAAGATGGTGTTGTGGGTGAGCGCACGCGGCTTGCACTTAACACACCGGTTACTTCGCGTATCGATCAACTTCGCGTCAACTTAGAGCGGGCTCGATGGATCAAACCCACCCAAACCAATGAACCGAGAGTATGGGTTGATATTGCTGGTTATCGATTGCACTACACTCGGCCTAATGGTGAGCACTGGGATGCCCGCGTCGTGGTCGGTACACCGCGGCGCGAAACACCTATTATTCACTCGGCGATTAGCCACTTAACCATAAATCCGTCATGGACGATTCCGCCGACCATTATGCGTGAGGATGTTTTACCTCAAATAAGACGAGACCCTGGCTATTTAGCACGGCGAAATATCCAAGTACTAAGTCCTTCCGGCGAGCGGTTAGACGCTGAGACTATCGACTGGCAACGGCCGGGTGCGGTGATGTTGCGCCAAGTATCAGGTGGCGGTAATCCACTAGGACGTGTGGTAGTACGTTTTCCCAATAATGAAATGATCTATCTTCACGATACACCCGCCAGAGGGTTGTTTCAGCGCGATCAGCGAGCGCTCAGCTCGGGCTGTGTGCGTGTTGAAGGCGTAACGGAATTTGCACAGTTACTGCTTCAAGATAGTGGCAGTCGCCATCAGCTCTCTTCGTTGCTTAACAGCAGTGGAAGCGATCGAAATGTTAATCTCCCACAGCGTATTCCTGTCGCACTGCACTACTTGACTGCTTGGCCAAATGCCCAAGGAGACGTAGAGTTTCGCGATGATATTTATCGTCGTGACGCCGCCCTATTAGCCGCCTTGTCACGTTCTGCATAA
- a CDS encoding peptidoglycan DD-metalloendopeptidase family protein, which produces MLRILHSLPRTHKLLLLPVATMVTVLGTQKLITTYHDLNHSHTPLESVLVPLPSDSAPGVPSLRQERTPVAEAIDRASRAIDATRENIPLQDLAATEIVDLDVITSAEASMASVTTVSPTNAQLDDGALHMAVVLGTLTSGMLDVDNTASVEIADATSYEDYGAELFDDISFLELELATDEPYVPKWKTHIVESGETFALLAQNKLGLGYSEVLTLLEDLPDPRMLTHWRAGHSFDYQLDEDGRLLSLRMMKNTRDGILLERDEEHFAATVIERQGEAVQRLYAGSVSGSFARSAQATGLGSSAVTELTHLLEKKLDFRRDSRRGDRFQVLVESDMIDGEALDSRVLAVKYDGERMDLTLLRNATDSNFYTPEGSSLDPAFSRYPFEGNYRLSSNFNPRRKHPVTGRISPHNGTDFAMPIGTPVVAPANGLVERVGNHHAAGRYIVVRHDNGYRTRYLHLSRPLVTQGERIEMGERIALSGNTGRSTGPHLHYEVIVNNTPVNAMNVELPENTSLSGDTLIAFQRQAEPMLAALDSGETGTISVANYERQEEQ; this is translated from the coding sequence ATGTTGCGAATTCTTCATTCGCTGCCCCGCACGCATAAACTGTTACTGTTACCCGTGGCTACAATGGTCACTGTGCTGGGCACACAAAAGTTAATTACGACCTACCACGACTTAAATCACTCTCATACACCACTGGAAAGCGTGCTGGTACCGCTTCCCAGCGATTCTGCTCCTGGGGTTCCTTCATTACGCCAAGAGCGCACCCCCGTTGCCGAAGCCATTGATAGAGCTTCACGCGCTATTGATGCCACGCGAGAAAACATCCCACTTCAGGACCTCGCAGCTACGGAAATTGTCGATCTGGATGTCATTACTAGCGCTGAAGCCTCAATGGCTAGCGTCACGACAGTCTCCCCTACTAATGCCCAGCTTGATGACGGCGCGCTTCACATGGCCGTGGTACTTGGGACTCTCACAAGCGGTATGCTCGATGTCGACAATACGGCTTCCGTCGAAATCGCCGATGCCACTTCTTACGAAGATTATGGTGCAGAGCTGTTTGATGACATTTCGTTTCTCGAACTAGAACTTGCGACAGACGAGCCCTACGTACCTAAGTGGAAGACGCACATTGTTGAGTCGGGCGAGACGTTCGCACTACTTGCACAAAATAAGCTAGGCCTTGGCTACAGTGAAGTGCTGACGCTGCTTGAGGATCTCCCAGATCCACGCATGCTTACTCATTGGCGCGCAGGCCATAGTTTTGACTATCAACTAGATGAAGATGGTCGCTTACTCTCGTTACGCATGATGAAAAACACCCGCGACGGTATTTTGCTAGAGCGTGATGAAGAGCACTTTGCCGCAACCGTTATTGAGCGTCAGGGTGAGGCGGTTCAGCGTCTCTACGCAGGTAGTGTAAGCGGTAGTTTTGCACGTTCTGCCCAAGCAACCGGCCTAGGCAGCAGTGCCGTTACTGAACTCACTCACTTACTTGAGAAGAAACTCGATTTTCGCCGCGACAGCCGTCGCGGAGATCGCTTTCAAGTGTTAGTTGAGTCAGACATGATTGATGGAGAAGCACTTGACTCTCGCGTTCTTGCCGTTAAATACGATGGTGAACGCATGGACTTGACGCTACTTCGTAATGCTACTGATAGCAACTTTTATACGCCCGAAGGCAGTAGCTTAGACCCAGCCTTCTCGCGCTACCCATTTGAAGGCAATTATCGTTTAAGCTCGAATTTTAATCCGCGCCGCAAACACCCGGTGACTGGCCGTATCAGCCCACATAATGGTACCGATTTTGCGATGCCCATTGGTACTCCCGTGGTTGCTCCCGCCAATGGTTTGGTAGAACGAGTGGGCAACCACCATGCAGCTGGACGCTACATCGTCGTTCGCCATGACAATGGTTACCGCACTCGCTATCTACACCTTTCACGCCCACTTGTGACTCAAGGGGAGCGTATTGAGATGGGTGAACGCATTGCACTTTCAGGCAATACAGGGCGTAGCACGGGACCTCACCTGCACTATGAAGTCATCGTCAACAACACGCCAGTAAACGCGATGAACGTAGAGCTGCCTGAAAATACCAGCCTTAGCGGCGACACGTTGATTGCTTTCCAGCGCCAAGCTGAGCCCATGCTGGCAGCATTGGATAGCGGTGAGACAGGCACTATCAGCGTTGCCAACTACGAACGCCAAGAAGAGCAGTAA
- a CDS encoding LysR family transcriptional regulator: MSRVTLAQWQMLAAVVDHGGFARAAEAIHKSPSTLNHAVHKLEEQLGVQVLEPVGRQVRLTEAGELLLRRARQLIESAASLEDVATRLAAGLEAEIVVAIDQIFPAAAQAKALERFSEMYPQVRVQLHESVLNGGTEMLHDGRADLVVSGIAAQGYLGEPLVNVRFIAVAHPSHELHQLSRSLDLRDLTQHRQLVVRDSALRQSTNSGWLKAEQRWTVSHLNTSLDMLKRGLGFAWMPETRIAEELSNGQLKPLPLSAGGVRMVPMQLIFRDRDRAGPAAHAMAQALKRGVSELCPKDSISSNESP; this comes from the coding sequence ATGTCTCGAGTAACTCTTGCACAGTGGCAGATGCTGGCAGCCGTTGTTGACCATGGTGGGTTTGCACGGGCGGCCGAGGCTATTCACAAAAGCCCATCTACGCTTAACCATGCCGTGCACAAGCTAGAAGAGCAGTTGGGTGTTCAGGTGCTGGAGCCTGTGGGCAGGCAAGTACGCCTAACTGAGGCGGGCGAACTTTTATTGCGCCGAGCACGCCAGTTAATTGAGAGTGCTGCTTCTTTAGAAGATGTCGCTACCCGTTTGGCTGCAGGTCTGGAAGCTGAAATCGTGGTCGCTATTGACCAGATTTTTCCAGCGGCTGCCCAAGCGAAAGCACTTGAGCGTTTCTCAGAAATGTATCCTCAGGTCAGAGTGCAGTTGCATGAGAGCGTGCTCAATGGTGGTACGGAAATGCTCCACGATGGCCGTGCCGACTTGGTGGTCTCAGGGATTGCGGCTCAAGGGTATTTAGGTGAGCCGCTGGTGAACGTCCGGTTTATAGCCGTTGCGCACCCAAGCCATGAGTTACACCAGCTTAGTCGCTCACTAGACCTGCGGGATCTTACCCAGCATCGGCAGTTAGTAGTGCGCGATTCAGCGCTACGCCAGTCGACTAATTCCGGCTGGTTGAAAGCGGAGCAACGATGGACGGTGAGCCACTTAAATACGTCATTAGATATGCTGAAGCGTGGACTGGGATTTGCCTGGATGCCAGAGACTCGTATTGCTGAAGAACTTTCAAATGGACAGCTCAAACCCTTGCCGCTCAGTGCGGGCGGGGTACGAATGGTGCCTATGCAGTTAATATTCAGAGACCGAGATCGCGCTGGCCCCGCGGCGCATGCCATGGCACAGGCATTGAAGCGGGGAGTAAGCGAGCTCTGTCCTAAGGATTCGATTTCATCGAATGAATCGCCGTAA
- a CDS encoding glutathione S-transferase family protein encodes MGLLVNGEWVDQWYDTKKHGGEFVRESAQLRDWVGDDTMMDAPSGKEREGQSYPAQSDRYHLYVSLACPWAHRILIMRKLKGLESLIGASHVSPLMLDKGWTYDQSEGSSGDPINHVDYHHQLYTMTDSTYTGRVTVPVLWDKQRSAIINNESADLMRILNRAFDELTGNDLDFYPDDLRSTINNINDDVYEHINNGVYKSGFATDQHVYEKHVKALFDALDRMEKRLSEHRYLAGEWLTEADIRLFTTLIRFDAVYYGHFKCNLKRIEDYPNLANYVRELYQWPGIAETVNMEQIKRHYYYSHDTINPTRIVPAGPLLGLERPHDRERLQGQGIRRRAS; translated from the coding sequence ATGGGACTGCTTGTTAACGGCGAATGGGTTGATCAGTGGTACGACACTAAAAAGCATGGTGGAGAATTTGTCCGCGAGTCTGCCCAGCTTCGCGACTGGGTAGGTGATGATACGATGATGGATGCACCGTCAGGCAAAGAAAGAGAAGGGCAGAGCTACCCTGCGCAATCAGACCGTTACCATCTTTATGTATCTCTAGCTTGTCCTTGGGCGCATCGAATTCTGATTATGCGCAAATTAAAGGGGCTGGAATCACTCATTGGCGCTTCTCATGTCAGCCCGTTGATGCTGGATAAGGGCTGGACGTATGACCAAAGCGAGGGCTCCAGTGGAGATCCTATTAATCATGTCGACTATCATCATCAGCTCTATACGATGACTGATTCCACCTATACGGGGCGGGTCACGGTACCAGTGCTTTGGGATAAGCAACGTAGCGCAATTATCAATAATGAGTCGGCTGATTTGATGCGCATTCTTAATCGCGCGTTTGATGAGTTGACCGGTAACGATTTAGATTTTTACCCTGACGACTTGCGTAGCACTATTAATAATATCAACGACGATGTGTACGAGCACATTAATAACGGTGTTTATAAATCAGGGTTTGCGACGGATCAGCACGTGTATGAAAAACATGTGAAGGCGTTGTTTGATGCCTTAGACCGAATGGAAAAACGCTTGAGCGAGCATCGTTATCTAGCAGGGGAGTGGTTAACAGAGGCCGATATTCGGCTTTTTACCACGCTGATCCGTTTTGATGCTGTCTACTATGGCCATTTTAAGTGCAATTTAAAACGTATTGAAGATTATCCAAATTTGGCAAATTATGTGCGCGAGCTGTACCAGTGGCCGGGTATTGCAGAGACTGTCAATATGGAGCAAATAAAACGCCACTATTACTACAGCCATGACACGATTAACCCAACGCGCATTGTGCCAGCCGGGCCGCTTCTCGGTTTAGAACGTCCGCATGATCGTGAACGCTTACAAGGGCAGGGTATCCGTCGTAGAGCTTCATAA
- a CDS encoding PRC-barrel domain-containing protein, with protein MRKTMLTTAISTALLGSLAFGVQASTEPQGMYSADDIMDAEVFFSGGSGEEIGEVEDILFDEEMRISALVIESGAILGLGGREIVINTDQFTLETHTESDGDTEHRIMLEASQEEVESFPTYDRDWWEQTKSSARDAWQTTKEGAQSAWQSTREAVNDDE; from the coding sequence ATGCGTAAGACAATGCTTACCACCGCTATCAGCACCGCCCTTTTAGGCAGCCTAGCCTTTGGTGTTCAGGCATCAACTGAACCACAAGGTATGTATTCGGCAGATGACATCATGGATGCAGAGGTGTTCTTCTCTGGTGGTTCTGGTGAAGAGATAGGTGAAGTCGAAGACATTCTTTTTGATGAAGAAATGCGCATTTCAGCGCTAGTCATCGAAAGCGGTGCAATTCTTGGATTGGGTGGTCGTGAAATTGTTATCAATACCGATCAATTTACCCTGGAGACCCATACCGAGAGCGATGGTGATACCGAGCATCGCATAATGCTTGAGGCCTCCCAAGAGGAAGTTGAATCCTTCCCTACTTATGATCGTGATTGGTGGGAACAGACTAAAAGCAGTGCCCGCGATGCATGGCAAACGACCAAAGAAGGTGCTCAAAGCGCCTGGCAGTCTACCCGCGAAGCCGTTAATGATGACGAGTAA
- a CDS encoding CsbD family protein, producing the protein MNWDQIEGSWKEMKGKARASWGELTDDELTQIGGKKDQLVGKLQQKYGLEREEAERRADEWANGL; encoded by the coding sequence ATGAACTGGGATCAAATTGAAGGCAGCTGGAAAGAAATGAAGGGAAAAGCTCGCGCAAGCTGGGGCGAATTAACTGACGATGAGCTTACTCAGATTGGCGGCAAAAAAGATCAACTCGTCGGCAAGCTACAGCAGAAATATGGCTTAGAACGGGAAGAAGCCGAACGCCGTGCCGATGAATGGGCGAACGGTCTTTAA